One window from the genome of Diospyros lotus cultivar Yz01 chromosome 11, ASM1463336v1, whole genome shotgun sequence encodes:
- the LOC127813329 gene encoding respiratory burst oxidase homolog protein A-like: protein MKEFAKHGRRWASDTVPSRAVSVGSSPENESVVSPGEEFVEVTLDIQDVDTIVLRCVEPATGVHIERDGGSETPASASTSGSIGRSSSNRLRQFSQELKAEAVAKAKQFSQELKAELRRFSWSHGHASRVLSSPSSSSPFQNIVIGGGNGLESALAARALRQQRARLDRTRSGAQKALKGLRFISNRKTNGVDAWNEVQSNFNKLAKDGYLYRADFAQCIGMRDSKEFALELFDALSRRRRLKVDKINRDELYEYWSQFTDQSFDSRLQIFFDMVDKNEDGRITEEEVKEIIMLSASANKLSRLKEQAEEYAALIMEELDPERLGYIELWQLETLLLQKDTYLSYSQALSYTSQALSQNLQGLRNRSPIQRMRTKLAWYLEENWRRLWVLLLWVMIMAGLFIWKFLQYKQKSAFKVMGYCLLTAKGAAETLKFNMALILLPVCRNTVTWLRSTKLGLFVPFDDNINFHKTVAAAIVVGVILHAGNHLTCDFPRLINESEKTYESYLPGVFGPTKPNYISLVRGVEGVTGILMVIFMAIAFTLATRWFRRGLIKLPKPFDRLTGFNAFWYSHHLLVIVYILLIIHGMYLYLVDKWYYKTTWMFLAVPVLLYAGERTLRFFRSGFYTVRLVKVAIYPGNVLTFQMSKPPQFRYKSGQYMFVQCPAVSPFEWHPFSITSAPGDDYLSVHIRQLGDWTQELKRVFSEACEPPVAGKSGLLRADETMKKSLPKLLIDGPYGAPAQDYRKYDVLLLVGLGIGATPFISILKDLLNNIVKMEEQAESVSDVSRSSDQSISASDSSSHVKDHPKKKKTLKTTNAYFYWVTREQGSFDWFKGVMNEVADLDQRGVIEMHNYLTSVYEEGDARSALITMVQALNHAKNGVDIVSGTRVRTHFARPNWKKVLSKICTKHANARIGVFYCGAPVLAKELNKLCHEYNQKGSTKLEFHKEHF, encoded by the exons ATGAAAGAGTTTGCTAAGCATGGACGCCGGTGGGCGTCCGACACCGTCCCGAGCAGGGCGGTAAGTGTCGGATCGTCGCCGGAAAATGAATCTGTAGTATCGCCGGGGGAGGAGTTCGTCGAGGTGACGCTCGATATTCAAGACGTCGACACCATCGTGCTCCGGTGTGTCGAACCGGCGACGGGCGTCCACATTGAGCGGGACGGAGGGAGCGAAACTCCGGCGTCGGCGTCGACGTCGGGGTCGATTGGCCGGAGTTCGTCGAATCGGCTCCGCCAGTTCTCGCAGGAGCTGAAGGCGGAGGCGGTGGCGAAAGCGAAGCAATTCTCGCAGGAGTTGAAGGCGGAGCTGAGGCGGTTCTCGTGGAGCCACGGCCATGCCTCGCGCGTGCTCTCTTCGCCTTCCTCGTCTTCCCCGTTTCAGAACATCGTCATTGGAGGCGGCAACGGCCTGGAGTCGGCCTTGGCCGCTCGAGCGCTCCGGCAGCAGCGAGCGCGGCTCGATCGCACTCGTTCCGGTGCTCAGAAAGCCCTAAAAGGACTCAGATTCATCAGCAACAGGAAGACGAACGGCGTTGATGCCTGGAACGAAGTTCAGAGCAACTTCAACAAGCTCGCCAAGGACGGCTACCTCTACCGAGCCGATTTCGCACAATGCATAG GAATGAGAGATTCGAAAGAATTCGCGCTGGAACTCTTCGACGCATTGAGCCGGCGGCGGAGATTGAAGGTCGACAAGATCAACAGAGACGAGCTTTACGAGTACTGGTCTCAGTTCACCGATCAGAGCTTCGATTCTCGACTCCAGATCTTCTTCGACAT GGTGGACAAGAACGAGGACGGCAGGATCACTGAAGAGGAAGTGAAAGAG ATCATAATGCTGAGTGCCTCGGCAAATAAGTTATCAAGATTGAAGGAACAGGCAGAGGAATATGCAGCTCTGATCATGGAAGAACTAGACCCTGAAAGGCTTGGCTACATTGAG CTATGGCAACTAGAAACACTTCTGCTACAGAAGGACACGTACCTGAGTTACAGCCAAGCCTTAAGCTACACGAGCCAAGCCTTGAGCCAGAACCTACAAGGCCTAAGAAACAGAAGCCCCATTCAAAGAATGAGAACAAAACTTGCATGGTACCTGGAAGAGAACTGGAGGAGACTTTGGGTTCTTCTGCTGTGGGTGATGATCATGGCTGGGCTTTTCATTTGGAAGTTCCTTCAGTACAAACAGAAAAGCGCGTTCAAGGTCATGGGTTACTGCCTCCTCACGGCTAAGGGCGCAGCCGAGACCCTGAAGTTCAACATGGCTCTCATCTTATTGCCTGTGTGCAGGAACACTGTGACTTGGCTGAGGTCCACCAAGCTGGGCTTGTTTGTACCCTTCGATGACAACATCAACTTTCACAAG ACTGTTGCGGCAGCCATAGTAGTTGGTGTTATACTTCATGCTGGAAACCATCTGACTTGTGACTTCCCAAGGCTTATAAACGAGTCAGAAAAGACGTACGAATCTTATTTGCCTGGTGTTTTCGGTCCTACTAAACCCAATTACATTAGTCTGGTTCGAGGGGTTGAGGGTGTGACAGGAATACTAATGGTGATCTTCATGGCCATTGCTTTCACGCTTGCAACCCGTTGGTTCAGGCGGGGTCTTATTAAGCTGCCCAAGCCTTTTGACAGGCTGACAGGCTTCAATGCCTTCTGGTATTCACACCATCTTCTTGTCATTGTCTATATCTTGCTCATCATCCATGGCATGTATCTGTATCTCGTGGACAAATGGTACTATAAGACg ACATGGATGTTTCTTGCTGTTCCTGTTCTCTTATATGCTGGGGAGAGAACCCTGAGATTCTTTCGGTCTGGCTTCTATACTGTCCGACTTGTAAAG GTTGCCATATATCCAGGCAATGTACTTACCTTCCAAATGTCCAAGCCTCCCCAGTTCAGGTACAAGAGTGGGCAATACATGTTCGTCCAGTGCCCTGCTGTCTCTCCATTTGAGTG GCATCCATTCTCCATAACCTCAGCCCCCGGTGATGACTACCTTAGTGTTCACATCCGGCAGCTTGGTGACTGGACGCAAGAGCTTAAGAGGGTATTCTCAGAGGCCTGTGAGCCTCCGGTTGCCGGGAAGAGTGGGTTACTCAGAGCTGATGAAACAATGAAAAAGAG TTTGCCAAAGCTCTTAATAGACGGGCCATATGGAGCTCCAGCGCaagattatagaaaatatgatgttcttcttcttgttggtcTTGGAATTGGGGCAACACCTTTTATCAGTATTCTGAAAGATTTGCTCAACAACATTGTTAAGATGGAGGAGCAGGCT GAATCAGTCTCAGACGTTAGCAGAAGCTCGGATCAGAGCATTAGTGCCTCGGATTCTTCATCTCATGTTAAGGATCATccgaaaaaaaagaaaaccctGAAGACCACAAATGCTTACTTTTATTGGGTAACTAGGGAGCAAGGTTCATTCGATTGGTTCAAAGGGGTCATGAACGAAGTTGCTGACCTTGATCAAAGG GGTGTCATTGAGATGCATAATTACTTGACCAGCGTTTATGAAGAAGGGGATGCTAGATCAGCACTCATCACCATGGTTCAAGCACTCAACCATGCTAAGAACGGGGTCGACATTGTATCAGGCACTAGG GTGAGAACACATTTTGCAAGGCCTAATTGGAAAAAGGTTCTCTCCAAAATATGTACAAAGCACGCCAATGCAAGGATAG GGGTCTTCTATTGTGGGGCACCTGTTTTGGCCAAAGAACTCAACAAACTCTGCCATGAGTATAACCAAAAAGGTTCCACCAAGCTTGAATTCCACAAGGAGCATTTTTGA
- the LOC127813527 gene encoding late embryogenesis abundant protein At1g64065, whose amino-acid sequence MEEIMIRQADPLAPARIFPKSDEESGMANPKNASRRRRPRSSSKCFVYILAALVFLSLAALVFALIFLRVQPPKLEITSAAVKNLKYATSPAASLNATITAEVSVRNRNFGPFRFESSSLVVLYKNVSLGGAKLEGGVAGARGTEKVGAAMEVRSSWVLAENGVFGDELGSGLVELRSHGRVEGRVRVMKMNSGKRSVEMNCTMTLNLKIQAIQYLNCS is encoded by the coding sequence ATGGAAGAGATCATGATCAGACAAGCCGATCCATTGGCGCCGGCCAGAATCTTTCCGAAGAGCGACGAGGAGAGCGGCATGGCCAACCCCAAGAACGCCAGCCGGCGGCGGCGGCCAAGAAGCAGCAGCAAGTGCTTCGTCTACATCCTCGCGGCGCTCGTCTTTCTCAGCCTGGCCGCGCTAGTCTTCGCTCTAATCTTCCTGCGCGTCCAGCCGCCCAAACTGGAGATCACCTCCGCCGCCGTGAAGAATCTCAAGTACGCCACCTCCCCGGCGGCCTCCCTCAACGCCACCATCACGGCGGAAGTCAGCGTCAGGAACAGAAACTTTGGGCCGTTCAGATTCGAGAGCAGTAGCCTCGTGGTTCTGTATAAGAATGTGAGCCTCGGCGGCGCGAAATTGGAGGGTGGGGTGGCCGGAGCAAGGGGGACGGAGAAGGTGGGGGCGGCGATGGAAGTGAGATCGAGCTGGGTTTTGGCAGAGAATGGGGTTTTCGGGGATGAATTGGGATCGGGATTGGTGGAGCTGAGAAGCCATGGAAGAGTGGAGGGGAGAGTGAGGGTGATGAAGATGAACAGTGGGAAGAGGAGCGTGGAGATGAATTGCACAATGACCCTCAATCTGAAGATCCAAGCTATTCAGTATTTAAATTGCAgctga
- the LOC127813439 gene encoding uncharacterized protein LOC127813439 codes for MANDSLEEKPLAPAAARRLAIIDEAAPSPKLKAEEHRWRHGTCIKCCGCVSALLLVLAVIILVLAFTVCHVKDPVLKMESVNINGLDGITNLTGGAPAKNLTVVVGVAVRNPNAASFRFSNASTAVYYDGVVVGEGRNPPGVAKARRTLHMNITVYVMVDIILGVSSLSEDLRSGVLPVRSYTEVPGKVKILKIVKKHAVVKMNCTMNVNIETHRIQDQDCKRTVSF; via the coding sequence ATGGCCAACGACAGTCTGGAGGAGAAACCCCTGGCCCCAGCCGCCGCCCGCCGCCTCGCCATCATCGATGAAGCGGCCCCGTCGCCGAAGCTGAAGGCGGAGGAGCACCGGTGGCGGCACGGGACATGCATCAAGTGCTGCGGCTGCGTCTCCGCTCTACTGCTGGTCCTCGCCGTGATCATCCTTGTCCTCGCCTTCACCGTGTGTCACGTCAAGGACCCTGTTCTGAAAATGGAGTCCGTAAACATCAACGGTCTCGACGGGATAACCAACCTCACTGGCGGTGCCCCGGCGAAGAACCTGACCGTTGTGGTCGGCGTTGCGGTGAGGAACCCTAACGCAGCGTCGTTCAGGTTCAGCAACGCCTCAACCGCCGTGTACTACGACGGCGTGGTGGTGGGCGAGGGCCGGAATCCGCCGGGCGTGGCGAAGGCACGGCGGACGCTCCATATGAACATCACAGTCTATGTTATGGTGGACATAATACTGGGGGTTTCGAGTCTGAGTGAGGATCTGAGGTCTGGGGTTTTGCCGGTGAGAAGCTACACCGAGGTTCCGGGCAAAGTGAAGATACTGAAGATTGTGAAGAAGCATGCTGTGGTGAAGATGAACTGCACCATGAACGTTAATATCGAAACCCATAGAATTCAAGATCAAGATTGCAAACGAACAGTTTCATTCTAG
- the LOC127812578 gene encoding probable membrane-associated kinase regulator 2, translating into MEVFSLLRYWRGGGGTLDGGVNAGHGTTTIVTSVSHQAGEMDDNEREGDNDDGPFFDLEFAVPDDGEVDEQGDGTDGGEEEDSENERDFKFTLSSGSSADRTDPNVALSPSDDLFFNGRLVPVEAEPTAAKSQFSLLKSATKFRVMMLKFKKPKTNLAEKPEPKDEETQQQQQLQLPKQPKSKHFTVKFKVEEVPIMSLFARETNKSQKQQISDETSAMDEKPFSKDAVLRYLKMVKPLYIRVSKRYAEKLRFSPPSTAAEKPSPPPAANTSVAAEKEPSPRASNEKGQKQGNVPAGLRVVTKHLGKSRSASSTAPSSGSVQAKRRDDSLLQQQDGIQGAIQHCKRSFIASSRELEPSSLLSRSASDPSHDKS; encoded by the exons ATGGAAGTTTTCAGCTTGCTCAGGTACTGGCGCGGAGGCGGCGGAACACTCGACGGAGGGGTTAATGCTGGTCACGGGACCACGACCATTGTCACCTCCGTCAGCCACCAGGCGGGTGAGATGGACGACAATGAACGAGAGGGCGACAACGACGATGGACCCTTCTTCGATTTGGAGTTCGCCGTGCCGGACGACGGCGAAGTGGATGAGCAAGGGGATGGTACGGACGGCGGCGAGGAGGAAGATAGCGAGAATGAAAGGGATTTCAAGTTCACGCTCTCATCCGGTTCGAGCGCCGACCGGACGGATCCTAATGTCGCGCTGTCGCCTTCCGACGATTTGTTCTTCAATGGCCGGCTCGTGCCGGTGGAGGCGGAGCCGACGGCGGCGAAGTCGCAGTTCTCGCTCCTTAAGTCGGCGACAAAGTTTAGGGTCATGATGCTGAAGTTCAAGAAACCGAAGACCAATTTGGCCGAGAAACCAGAGCCCAAAGATGAGGAGacccagcagcagcagcagctgcagCTGCCGAAGCAACCGAAAAGCAAGCATTTCACCGTGAAATTCAAGGTGGAGGAGGTGCCGATCATGTCTCTGTTCGCCAGAGAAACCAACAAGTCCCAGAAGCAGCAAATCTCCGACGAAACATCAGCGATGGATGAGAAGCCCTTCTCCAAAGACGCCGTTCTAAGGTACTTAAAAATGGTTAAGCCTTTGTACATCCGCGTCTCCAAGCGGTACGCCGAGAAACTGAGGTTTTCTCCGCCTTCTACGGCGGCGGAGAAACCGTCCCCTCCGCCGGCGGCTAACACCTCAGTGGCGGCTGAGAAGGAACCGTCACCGCGCGCGAGCAACGAAAAGGGTCAGAAGCAGGGGAATGTGccggcggggctgcgagtggtgACGAAGCATTTGGGGAAGAGCCGGTCGGCCTCCTCGACGGCGCCTTCTTCTGGGTCGGTTCAGGCGAAACGGCGAGACGACTCGCTGTTGCAGCAGCAGGACGGGATTCAAGGCGCCATTCAACACTGCAAGCGATCCTTCATCGCTTCATCCAGAG AGCTGGAGCCGTCGTCGCTTCTGTCGAGGTCGGCGAGCGATCCATCCCACGACAAATCGTAG